In the Ostrinia nubilalis chromosome 7, ilOstNubi1.1, whole genome shotgun sequence genome, one interval contains:
- the LOC135073081 gene encoding lysosomal acid glucosylceramidase-like, with product METRLGLFVIVLLVSWTTIKSEDKPCRVRETGIEGRSILCVCDANYCDTITREEPTPGGYVMYTSSQAGQRFEKFFGELEDMPTPTTPEPTTEPAPEEEEEVEDENRGYFMDDEDDSEDAQQNSTLFNTVNLRAFTNTQFQKIEGFGGSVTDAAAINWRKLSDAAQTQMVNTYFGPEGIEYNLIRTHIGGADFSTHPYTLNDYPWHDAGLTNFSLTSEDYFYKLPMLLRCIRAATTEVKNTASTWSPPVWMKTNERITGFGQLRTQYYQAFADYHIRFLEEYEKAGVKFWAITTTNEPINGIVPLAPFNSLGWLPSQMARWVANNLGPTLRNSRFNETLLLAVDDQRYLLHFYMVGIEREDPRALDYIDGIAIHYYGNFFPPAILRNLQNRYPDKMLLSTEACEGPMPWDLEKVELGSWRRARRYITSILEDLNHDVVGWIDWNLCLDPTGGPNWANNFVDAPILVYAEDDEFVKQPMYYAMGHFSKFIPRGSRRILVSRSSIFQLEHLAVMTPQGNMVMVIQNRFHREMNVNVQINTRLLAFRMEPRSVKTIEINLN from the exons ATGGAGACCCGGCTTGGATTATTCGTGATAGTTTTGCTGGTGTCATGGACTACGATCAAATCTG AGGACAAACCATGTCGAGTCAGAGAAACCGGCATAGAAGGACGGTCAATACTTTGCGTCTGCGATGCCAACTATTGTGACACCATCACACGCGAAGAACCAACTCCAGGAGGCTATGTTATGTACACTAGTAGCCAG GCCGGTCAGCGCTTTGAGAAATTCTTTGGTGAATTAGAAGACATGCCAACACCTACAACTCCAGAACCAACTACAGAACCAGCTCCAGAGGAAGAGGAAGAAGTGGAAGATGAAAATCGCGGCTACTTTATGGACGACGAGGATGATAGCGAAG ATGCACAACAAAACTCGACTTTATTCAACACTGTGAACCTGCGCGCGTTCACAAACACTCAATTCCAAAAAATCGAGGGTTTCGGGGGGTCTGTTACCGATGCTGCAGCCATCAACTGGCGAAAACTCTCTGATGCAGCACAGACTCAAATGGTTAA CACGTATTTCGGACCTGAAGGCATCGAGTACAACTTGATTCGCACCCACATCGGAGGCGCCGACTTTTCCACGCACCCTTACACCTTGAACGACTACCCGTGGCATGATGCAGGGCTCACCAACTTCTCGCTCACCAGCGAAGACTACTTTTACAAG TTGCCTATGTTGCTGAGATGTATACGCGCTGCTACGACTGAAGTGAAGAACACTGCCAGTACTTGGTCACCACCAGTCTGGATGAAGACCAACGAACGGATCACCGGCTTCGGGCAACTAAGGACGCAGTACTACCAGGCCTTTGCCGACTACCACATACG TTTCTTAGAAGAATACGAGAAGGCAGGCGTGAAATTCTGGGCCATTACGACGACCAATGAACCCATCAACGGCATCGTGCCCCTGGCGCCCTTCAACTCGCTAGGGTGGCTGCCTTCACAAATG GCTCGCTGGGTGGCGAACAATCTTGGCCCCACATTACGAAACTCTCGATTCAACGAAACTCTTCTCTTGGCCGTTGATGATCAGAGATACCTATTGCATTTCTACATGGTTGGC ATTGAAAGAGAGGACCCTAGAGCTCTGGACTACATAGACGGAATCGCAATCCATTACTATGGGAACTTTTTCCCTCCAGCCATTTTGAGGAACCTTCAAAATCGTTACCCTGACAAGATGTTGCTCTCTACTGAAGCTTGTGAAG GGCCGATGCCGTGGGATTTAGAAAAAGTTGAACTCGGATCGTGGCGTCGTGCGAGAAGATACATTACCAGTATCTTGGAA GATCTGAATCACGATGTCGTTGGCTGGATCGACTGGAACCTGTGCCTGGACCCCACCGGTGGACCGAATTGGGCAAACAATTTCGtagatgcgcctatccttgtatATGCTGAAGATGACGAATTCGTCAAGCAGCCGATGTACTACGCTATGGGCCACTTCTCCAAATTCATACCAAGAGGATCCCGCCGTATCCTCGTCTCTCGTAGCAGCATATTCCAATTGGAGCACTTGGCCGTGATGACGCCACAAGGGAATATGGTTATGGTGATTCAAAACAG GTTCCATCGAGAAATGAATGTGAATGTTCAGATAAACACAAGACTCTTGGCTTTCCGGATGGAGCCCAGATCAGTGAAGACTATTGAAATCAATTTAAACTAG
- the LOC135073082 gene encoding mitochondrial inner membrane protease subunit 1 has protein sequence MPFLKTLGKTCGFVGYVLQYACVTHCTFEYIGDFVMCSGPSMEPTLESNNILFTEHVTPRLQRLRRGDIVIAKSPSNPKQNICKRIVGLPGDKVRGHFPKRSQVVPRGHVWLEGDNSSNSADSRVYGPVPQGLIRSRVVCRVWPLDKITSLTEY, from the exons TGTGGATTTGTGGGATATGTTCtacaatatgcttgtgttacgcaTTGTACCTTTGAATATATCGGAGACTTTGTTATG TGTTCTGGCCCATCAATGGAACCAACTCTAGAGTCTAACAACATTCTCTTCACGGAGCATGTGACTCCACGGCTACAGAGATTGCGTCGTGGGGACATCGTTATAGCTAAAAGTCCATCGAACCCCAAGCAGAACATTTGCAAAAGGATCGTCGGATTGCCCGGAGACAAAGTTCGTGGACACTTTCCGAAACGAAGCCAGGTTGTGCCAAGAGGTCATGTATGGTTAGAAGGAGACAATTCTAGTAATTCAGCTGATTCGCGAGTGTATGGACCTGTACCGCAGGGTCTGATTCGAAGCAGAGTTGTGTGCCGTGTGTGGCCATTAGACAAAATAACATCCTTGACTGAATACTAG